In the Topomyia yanbarensis strain Yona2022 chromosome 3, ASM3024719v1, whole genome shotgun sequence genome, one interval contains:
- the LOC131688779 gene encoding transcription termination factor 3, mitochondrial — protein sequence MLSVTRLFQRAVNPTTNHLTRRLAYGAVEKSVINRPVIDGQNDTETQFKQSLLGELRQSVLDPATDSTTEIYPNARLAFNLAAYVNRSESLQQLLNLGVDLHKLEKRKGIPQFVLKLDFERDMKQHLRFLTDIGIPVKDLGEFLTKNPMIFKENLENMEIRINYLRSKRFLPEQIIRIVHKNPFWLMISTRRIDKRLGFFQKTFQLAGDEVRLLTTKQPRIITYNLEHIRLNNFAIKEEMGFGKHELKHLLLSKPKLWMINQDKLMHRFEYVHRKMLICHAEILKTPEILQVRDHRLKQRHGFLKFLGKAQYDPKKELYISLKLLLDGTDEKFVVDVAKSNMNCYNNFLKTL from the exons ATGTTGTCAGTTACGCGATTGTTTCAGCGTGCAGTCAATCCAACTACTAATCACCTCACTCGAAGATTGGCATATGGTGCGGTTGAAAAAAGTGTAATTAACAGACCTGTTATTGACGGCCAGAATGATACCGAAACCCAATTTAAACAATCATTACTCGGTGAACTACGACAATCCGTGTTAGATCCTGCCACGGACAGCACTACGGAAATATACCCAAATGCTCGTCTAGCATTCAACTTAGCCGCTTATGTGAACAGATCGGAATCATTGCAGCAACTTTTGAATCTTGGTGTTGACCTTCATAAGCTTGAAAAACGCAAAGGGATACCCCAGTTTGTGCTGAAATTGGACTTCGAACGAGATATGAAACAACATCTCAGGTTTCTTACAGATATAGGAATCCCGGTGAAGGATCTTGGAGAATTTCTTACCAAAAATCCTATGATATTTAaagaaaacttggaaaacatgGAAATTCGTATTAATTACTTACGGTCAAAAAGATTTCTTCCAGAGCAAATAATAAGAATCGTACATAAAAATCCGTTTTGGCTGATGATAAGTACTCGACGGATAGATAAACGGCTaggtttttttcaaaagactTTTCAGCTTGCTGGCGATGAAGTGCGGTTACTGACAACGAAACAACCAAGAATTATTACGTACAACTTGGAGCATATACGACTAAACAACTTCGCCATCAAAGAAGAAATGGGCTTTGGAAAGCACGAATTGAAACATTTGTTGTTGAGCAAACCTAAATTGTGGATGATAA ATCAGGATAAACTCATGCATCGGTTTGAGTATGTGCATCGAAAAATGCTTATATGTCACGCCGAAATTCTGAAAACTCCGGAGATTCTACAAGTTCGTGATCACAGATTAAAACAACGTCACGGTTTTCTGAAATTTCTAGGGAAAGCGCAATACGACCCTAAGAAAGAATTATACATTTCTCTGAAATTGCTGTTGGATGGAACGGACGAAAAATTCGTTGTTGATGTTGCAAAATCTAATATGAATTGTTACAATAATTTCTTGAAAACTCTGTAG